GTTCAACAAGGATTCGTCCGGATGTTCCCAATCTCTGGATATTGGGTTGGGTAACACCGAATTTATCGATCCGGGTGCGAAGTATATTATAGGTACGATCAATGGCATCTTCCGCTTCCTCACGGATCACGGCCAACACCTCTTCGTTTGTAGAGTTATAATTAACCTTGTCCTTCAGATCAAGGGTGGCATATACCGATGCAAGACGGGCATTGGGATCGATCTGTGCAAACGCTTTACCAAATAATGTCACAAAGTCCTCATCACTGCTTTTCTGCATTTCCTTAGCCTTATCGATGGCTTGAAGGAAAACAGGGTCATCACTGTTGTTGGCCATGTTAAGGATGAGATCCACCACGGACACTTCCATGGTCACGTTCATTCCGCCTTTCAAGTCAAGACCCAGGTTGATCTCGTTGTTTTGAACTTCCCTGAACGTATAGTTCTTAACACCGAGGTTGTATACCGGCTCCGTTGCAATTGAATCCAGATAATGGGTAACTTTTTCAGGAGATCCCTTGGCCCAGACTTCAGCGTCATTCCTTACCCCGTTGGCCACCCAGGTAAACGAAAGCTGGAACAGGCATACCAATGCGAACACTACCGTAAAAACCTGTATCGCTAACTTATTTTGCATAATGAGAATTTTTTTCCGAGCGGCAAAGATAGAACAACAAACCATAAATACCAATGGGTTATCAGCAGTTGCAAAAGTTTAAAAAAAACGAGGCCGATGAGGTCTTAACAAATTGTAAACGGATCGGAAAATCATCGGCGGGACTTGCCTTACCGGATACATTTACCGTAACTTAGCAGGTCAACCCAAGGCCAAATGAATAGAATACGTTGTTTCTGGTCCATGTGCTTTCTTCTGGGTAGTTTGTCATCTTTTGCACAGCTTACCTTTAAGCGGGACATGTCTGTACCGGTGATCATAAGCGGTGAAACACTTCCATATGCCTGGGCGGGCGGTCTCAACTTCACCCAGTTTTCTTCCATCGATATCAACCTGGATGGAAATAAAGACCTGGTTGTTTTCGACCGGAGTGGTAACCACCTTCTCCCATTCATTCATCTTGGAGGAAATGATACCATCAACTATGAATACCAACCGGATCTGGCCGGTAACTTTCCGCCTCTCCATGACTGGGCATTGTTCGCAGACTACAACAACGACAACAAGGAAGACATCTTCACCTATTCCAACGGAGGATTCTCTGTATACAAGAACACTTCTTCCGCCACCCAACTGTCCTTCAAGCTGGAAAAGTACCTCGTATATTCACAGTACGGATCAAACTATGTCAATCTTTGGATCAGCGCCGTGGATATTCCCGCCATCACAGATGTGGATAACGACGGTGATATTGACATCCTGACGTTCGGACTTGCCGGGGCTACGGTGGAATACCACCAGAACATGTCCATGGAGAACTACGGTATTCCGGATAGCCTCGACTTCGTTTTGAATACCTCCTGCTGGGGACAGTTTAGTGAGAACTTCAGCAGCAATTCCGTACTCCTGAATGCCACATGTAAAGGCGGGGATACATCTCCGGACCTTAGTGAGACGGGAGAACTTCACTCAGGCTCAACACTACTTGCAATTGATGGGGATGACGATGGAGATAAAGAGTTGATATTGGGAGACATCTCCTTTGCCAATCTTGTTTACCTGAACAATGGAGGTGATTCTTCAAACGCCGTCATGATAAGCCAGGACAGCCTGTTCCCCATTTACGACACACCGGCAAACCTGGAAATCTTTCCCGCCAGTTTTTATGTCGACATAGATCATGATGGCAAAAGGGACCTGATCATAGGCACGAACTCTCAGAATGCGGCGGAGAATTTCCAAAGCGTACATTATTATAAGAATACGAATACAGACCTTGCCCCGGTATTTTCTTTCCGCAAGAATTCCGTTATACAGGAGGATATGATTGATCTGGGAGAAGGAGCATATCCGGTCTTTTTTGATTACAATGCCGACGGACTTCAGGATTTGATCGTGGGCAACTATGCATATTATGGTCCGGCAGGTAACTACAAGTCCCAGCTTGCTCTTTTTGAGAATACAGGAACTGCAACTTCTCCTGTGTTCACCCTCATCACAAGGGACTACCTGAACATTGCTTCACTGAATTTATACGGCGCCGTTCCTGCCTTTGGCGATATGGATGATGACGGCGATGATGACATGCTACTTGGCGACTATAATGGTTATGTGCATTTATTCAAAAACGCTGCCGGCCCGGGGAATCCGGCCAGTTTCAGTTTAACGCAAGCCAACTACGAATCCATCGATCCCGGTCAGTTTGCCACACCACAGATCATTGATGTAGACAGGAATGGAGTGCCGGATATTCTGTTGGGTGAGCGCAACGGAAACCTGAATTATTACCCGAACCTCGGAACAGCTACACAGGCCCAATTCAAGCTGGATGTTAAGGAGATACTTTGGCAATCCGGCATCACCGTCAGGTATATGTTCAACGGAAGTGCAGATCTCAGTCGTGTTGGAATTGGTGAAAAGCTGAATGCCTTCGGATGCACCGAGGCTCCTAACAACGGAACTTTCGTCATAACCGACGTCAATCCCGGGGCGATGTATATTGAGGTAACCAATAGCTTAAGGCCCGATGCGACTTACGACGAGGCGGCCGACACACCTGGTGAAGCAATACCGCATGACGACTTCTTCGGAAATGTAGATTCACGTCAGTTCGGTTACTTCACAGGATACAGTGTGCCATTTATGTATGATAACAATGGCAGCTACAACCTCCTTGTTGGTTCAGAAACCGGCTATATATTCCGGTATGACAACATAGATGGCAACCTGGATGGGGCCTTCACTGAAACCGACACCACCTACATGCAGATTCGGGAGGGCCAGCGCTCCTCCGTAAATGGCACCGACATCAACGGAGACGGGGTCATTGACCTGGTGATGGGAAATTACCGCGGGGGGCTTGGTCTTTTTACCGGAAGTAAATTCTTCGGCACCATTGATCCGAACATGTCGGAATCACAAGTTCATATTTTTCCAAACCCGGCAACCAATACAATCCATATCTCCTGCCCCGGACTTATGGCCGGAATGCACTACCGGTATCAGGTTCATGATATGCTGGGCAGATTGGTTCAGGATGGAACAATCGCGTCACACGACCCGACGATTGACGTCCAAGCGTATGGCTCGGGCACCTACCTGCTGACTCTTTATCTGGAAGATATGATTGGACATGCCCGGTTTATCGTATCTGCCGACGGGCGATAAAAAAAGCGTCCCACATGATGCAGGACGCTTCTCAATGATATATTAACCCAACTTATGCAGTAGGAGGTGAGGAACGAGCTGAACTATCTGTATTTAGTTGGGGTTATCCCGATTTAGAAAATCACTTTTCGGATGCACGAAGTACAGGCCGGAAAGGTTAATTTTCTTAATCGCTATGCAATAGAAAATTTTCTATTGCATCGTTTGGGATTTATTCAGATCAGGATACCTGCTGCATTCCGTCAAGAACGGCCATCACCTCTCTAACGGCGCTGGCTGATTGTTCCAGAAGAGCTTTCTCCGCATCATCCAGCTTCACTTCAACAATTTGCTCAATGCCCTTCTTACCTAATTTTACAGGTACGCCGAGGTAAATATCTTTCATACCGTATTCACCTTGAAGCCATGCACAGCAGGGGAAGATACGCTTCTGATCCCTCACAACCGCCTCTACCATTTGTGCAGCGGCAGCACCGGGGGCATACCATGCAGAAGTTCCCATCAGGTTAACAAGTTCACCACCACCTTTCTTGGTGCGTTCAACAATGGCATTCAGTTTGTCCTCATCGATCATTTCTGTCACAGGAATTCCTGAAACGGTTGTATATCTTGGCAGGGGAACCATGGTATCGCCATGTCCACCCATCAGGAGTGCCTGAATATCTTTAGGAGACACATCCAATGCTTCGGCGAGGAATGCACGATAGCGCGCGGTATCCAGGATACCTGCCATACCAAAGACCCTTGAAGAGTCTACCTTGGCGGTTAGGTATGCACAATAGCACATCACATCCAACGGATTAGACACGATGATGATGATGGCATTTGGAGAATGCTTGATCACATTTTCGGTTACCGTTTTCACGATCCCAGCGTTGGTCGCGATAAGGTCATCGCGGCTCATTCCAGGCTTGCGGGGCAGACCGGAAGTAATAACCACCACTTCAGAGCCGGCCGTTTTTGCGTAGTCGTTTGTTACGCCGATAGCACGGGTATCATACAAGTTGATGGGCGCTGTTTGCCAGATGTCAAGAGACTTTCCTTCGGCCAGACCTTCTTTGATATCCACGACCACCACTTCGGTAGCCAATTCTTTGTGGGCAATTACATTGGCACAGGTTGCACCTACATTTCCTGCGCCGATCACACTAACTTTCATGGTACGCTAATATTTATAGTTTCAACAATGGGACGTTCCGTGGGGACGAACAAAGATAACCAAATCCGGCAATTGCCCATTTCGGGGTTCATGGAAAAACCGCAGAAGTTTAGGCGTCGATCTTTGCGTACTTCGCGTTGCGTTCGATGAACTCCCGGCGAGGGGGAACATCATCGCCCATCAACATGGAGAACACGCGGTCTGCTTCAGCGGCACTCTCAATGCTCACCTGGCGTAAGGTTCTGGATTCAGGGTTCATGGTCGTTGCCCACAACTGTTCAGCGTTCATCTCTCCAAGACCCTTATAACGCTGCACATTCACACTGCTTTCCTTCCCTTCTTTGGCGAAGTCCTTGATGGCGATATCGCGTTCGTTTTCGTTCCAGCAATACCGCTCATCCTTTCCTTTCTTAACCAGGTAAAGAGGTGGGGCGGCGATATAGATATAACCTGCTTCGATCAGTTCTTTCATGTACCTGAAGAAGAACGTAAGAATAAGTGTCGTGATGTGGCTGCCATCCACGTCGGCATCCGTCATGATCACGATCTTGTGATACCGGAGCTTGTCGGTGTTGAGTGCCCGCTCATCTTCCTCGGTACCTGTGGTCACCCCGAGGGCAGTATACATATTTTTTATTTCTTCATTTTCGTAGATCTTATGCCCCATGGCCTTCTCTACGTTGAGTATCTTACCACGAAGTGGCAGGATCGCCTGATACCTTCTGTCCCTACCCTGCTTGGCTGTACCACCTGCCGAATCTCCTTCCACAAGGAAAATCTCACATTGTCCCGGATCAGTTTCCGAACAATCCGAAAGCTTTCCGGGTAATCCGGATCCGGTGAGAACGCTTTTCCGCTGCACCAGTTCCCTTGCCTTACGCGCCGCATGTCTTGCGGTGGCAGCAAGTATCACTTTTTGCACAATGGCTTTGGCTTCCTTGGGATGCTCTTCAAGGTAGTTGTTAAGCATTTCTCCCACCGCGATATCCACAGCACCGGTCACTTCATTATTTCCAAGTTTGGTTTTCGTCTGCCCTTCAAACTGAGGTTCTGCCACCTTTACGGAGATCACTGCGGTCAGTCCTTCTCTGAAATCATCACCGCTGATCTCAAATTTCAATTTGGTCAGCATACCCGATTTCTCAGCGTAAGATTTCAGGGTACGGGTTAAAGCCCGGCGAAAACCTGCCAGGTGCGTTCCACCTTCGTGTGTATTAATATTGTTAACGTAGGAGTGTACATTTTCAGCAAAAGTGTTGTTGTACTGCATGGCCACTTCCACGGGGATACCGTTTTTATCGCCTTCGATATGGATGGGATCGGGAATGAGTTTTTCCCGAGTGGCATCCAGAAACTCAACGAACTCGCTGAGGCCACCTTCCGAAAAAAATGTTTCTGTGGTTTCGGCTTCACCTTCTGCATGGCGGTGATCCGTGAGCGTCAGCCTGATTCCCTTGTTAAGAAATGCCAGTTCGCGAAGACGCGCAGACAAGGTATCGTATTGGTATTCGGTGGTATTGAAGATTGTATCATCCGGTTGAAAGGTCACGGTCGTGCCGGTTCTGTCCGTCGTCCCCACTTCCTTTACATCATAGAGAGGCTTCCCTTTCTCGTATTCCTGAACAAACACTTTTCCTTTGCGGTGCACCTCCACCTTCAGGTGATTGGATAGGGCGTTCACACATGATACACCCACACCATGCAGACCACCGGATACTTTGTACGAATCTTTATCAAATTTACCACCTGCGTGAAGCACCGTCATAACCACTTCCAGGGCCGAACGCTTTTCCTTCTCGTGCATTTCTGTTGGGATACCACGTCCGTCATCCTGAACGGTGATGGAATTTCCCTTGTTGATATGTACGTCGATATTCCGGCAATGTCCTGCAAGGGCTTCATCGATAGAGTTATCTACCACTTCATACACCAGGTGATGAAGTCCTTTCGATGACACATCGCCGATATACATGGCAGGGCGTTTCCGCACTGCTTCCAATCCTTCCAGAACCTGTATACTGGATGCCGAGTAATCTTTTTCCTTCGTCATTTTAACTTCCGTTTCTTCACTCATATTCCTATGATCGATGTTGTTGATATACGATGATCAACTTTTAAACTTTGTATGTACCGTGTTTACCAGGACCGGACGCTTGGTCTGTTGCACTTAAAGCCGTTCGTGATCGTCTGCAAACCGATTCTGCGACCCCTTATTTACCGGCTTTTTTCAAAGCTTTCACAAAGATAGCATTTTTGCGCTCCGAGCGGCTTTCGGGCACCCTTAAGCCTGTTGATTTTATCAACAAATAATTAACATAAAAGCAAGAAATTATTGCCCCCAGAAAGAATAGGAAAAGCCGAGCATTACCTGAAGGCGCTGAGAGGGGTATTGATTCCATATCATATACCTCTTTCCCAGCAGGTTATAAGACTTGATCCAGGCAGATAGTATCTTGGAATAACGGTATTCCAACTCAAGTCCCATATCCAGATATCCGGGAAGATTTCCGGAGACTTCCTTACCAGCGTCATCATAGCCGGCCAGATATTTCCGTTGCCCCACATAATGAGCGTTCAATGTTGTCAGCAGTTTATTTCTGAAATTATACCGAAAAGTACCACCTGCCTTTAACTGCGGCAGGTGCCAGGCTTCTGACACGGAATCCATCTGATAGGTATTGTATTCTCCGTTCAGGGATAAACGGAAACGGTTCTGGTCATCCCAGGTAAAGCCCCCATGAGCACGACCGGATGTCATGTCGTCATAGACCGGCAGGAACTTATTCCGGAGCACCATTGTGGGGTCATTGACAAAGAGTGCGACATTCTTCACATTAAACAGGGTATAGCTTACTGTATAGGTGGTATTCCGACTCAAACTTCCCCTGAGTCCACCCGTCACACCCAATTCCCGCTTATTCATCAACCTGAAATCCAAATTATCCGTTGCAATCCATGGATTTTCTCCTGCAAGTTGGGCCAGGTCATTACGTCGTACATCCCCATATCCCTTCATATAAGCGGTTACCACATTCCGAACCAGGTGATAACCCAATTGCATATCCGGATAAAAGTTCTTTTCCCTGGTACTGTCAGACTCTAAGAAAAGCTGCGCGCCAATGGTAAAGAACAGACGTTCCTTCCGTGTGGAAATTCTCGGGTTAAGATTCAATATGACCGCAGAGGCTGTATCAACATAAAGCGCCTGACCATAATAATAGGTGTTCAGATCTATGTTGAGGAATTCGGTATTGAATGCCCTGGCCATGCCTGCATTAAACTTGATGCGGTTTTCTGCCACACCAATAAGATCCATGTACCGACGTACGCTCACATGGGAATGCAAACGCATCTTTCCGGTATCTACCTGCTGGTTTTGCACGCCGAGATCGAACTGCAAGCCTAAGAACCGCTGTCTCAGGTCTTCCTTTTCTATCGGAATATCATAATAGGGTATCAAGCTATCCGATGCATTGAAGCCATAATAATGTACAGCCTTGCTTTGCATATCCAGGGAGCTTTCCCAGGAAGCCTTACGCGAAAACTTCTTTCCGTAAAGTGTTACCCCATTTTCACTCCAACCGCTATATCCTGCGTCCTTCAAAGTGGTTGCTGAAGAAAGGTGCTTAAGATGGGCACCCAATGCCCCCTTACGCGATCTCAGGGAATTCAGGTAGATCTCCGCATAGGGCGTAGCATAATTGCCGATGCCGCCGCGGGCATAACCACGGTATAATCTGGGCAGCTTTTCTCCCTTGAATTTTGCTGCGGCAATAGGCTCCGGTGTAAAGCCGGTTTGCATTTGCTTTTTTATCACCTCCACCTTCATGGGAGGCGCCGGAATGGTGGTATCCGGAATCTGCGGCAGATCATTGCGTTTGACCGCCTCAACCACCGTAGGCCTGAAGTTGGTTGACACCTTAAACTTCACCGTCTCCAGGTCTTTATTCTGGGCCGTCGATCTCGCGGTCATACCACAGACAAAAGCCACACTCAAAGCGGATATCAACAGCTTATTCATGATCTTCCTCCTTTTGCGTACGGTCCGGAACCGGATTTCTGTCCAATTCTATTTCGAGGGTATCTCTTTCCCTCACCCTTTGATTGGCTTTCTCCTCTGCTTCTATGATCGCAAGGCGTTCACGCGCTTGCTTCTTGACTGATTCCACCCGGGCATCTTCCACCAGCGACTTGAGGGTGTATTTTGCCTGGAACAGGTCTCCCTGCTGATAATAATTCTCCGCCAGCAACAACAAGGCCTTTGCCACCCATTCATCATAAGAAGTAAGTTCATCAATGAGGGTAAAAATAGCTTCTTCGGAAGCTTTGTATTCCTGCCGGCTATGCAGGATGGATGCTTTTCTGTATTGGGCACGAGCTGCCATCTGGCCTTTACTATGTTTGAACACCCATTCAAATTGTTCCATGGCTTCATCGCTCCGGTTCAACCCAAGGGCAGATTCGCCCCACAACAGATGAATTTCAA
This sequence is a window from Flavobacteriales bacterium. Protein-coding genes within it:
- a CDS encoding T9SS type A sorting domain-containing protein — protein: MNRIRCFWSMCFLLGSLSSFAQLTFKRDMSVPVIISGETLPYAWAGGLNFTQFSSIDINLDGNKDLVVFDRSGNHLLPFIHLGGNDTINYEYQPDLAGNFPPLHDWALFADYNNDNKEDIFTYSNGGFSVYKNTSSATQLSFKLEKYLVYSQYGSNYVNLWISAVDIPAITDVDNDGDIDILTFGLAGATVEYHQNMSMENYGIPDSLDFVLNTSCWGQFSENFSSNSVLLNATCKGGDTSPDLSETGELHSGSTLLAIDGDDDGDKELILGDISFANLVYLNNGGDSSNAVMISQDSLFPIYDTPANLEIFPASFYVDIDHDGKRDLIIGTNSQNAAENFQSVHYYKNTNTDLAPVFSFRKNSVIQEDMIDLGEGAYPVFFDYNADGLQDLIVGNYAYYGPAGNYKSQLALFENTGTATSPVFTLITRDYLNIASLNLYGAVPAFGDMDDDGDDDMLLGDYNGYVHLFKNAAGPGNPASFSLTQANYESIDPGQFATPQIIDVDRNGVPDILLGERNGNLNYYPNLGTATQAQFKLDVKEILWQSGITVRYMFNGSADLSRVGIGEKLNAFGCTEAPNNGTFVITDVNPGAMYIEVTNSLRPDATYDEAADTPGEAIPHDDFFGNVDSRQFGYFTGYSVPFMYDNNGSYNLLVGSETGYIFRYDNIDGNLDGAFTETDTTYMQIREGQRSSVNGTDINGDGVIDLVMGNYRGGLGLFTGSKFFGTIDPNMSESQVHIFPNPATNTIHISCPGLMAGMHYRYQVHDMLGRLVQDGTIASHDPTIDVQAYGSGTYLLTLYLEDMIGHARFIVSADGR
- the mdh gene encoding malate dehydrogenase, giving the protein MKVSVIGAGNVGATCANVIAHKELATEVVVVDIKEGLAEGKSLDIWQTAPINLYDTRAIGVTNDYAKTAGSEVVVITSGLPRKPGMSRDDLIATNAGIVKTVTENVIKHSPNAIIIIVSNPLDVMCYCAYLTAKVDSSRVFGMAGILDTARYRAFLAEALDVSPKDIQALLMGGHGDTMVPLPRYTTVSGIPVTEMIDEDKLNAIVERTKKGGGELVNLMGTSAWYAPGAAAAQMVEAVVRDQKRIFPCCAWLQGEYGMKDIYLGVPVKLGKKGIEQIVEVKLDDAEKALLEQSASAVREVMAVLDGMQQVS
- the gyrB gene encoding DNA topoisomerase (ATP-hydrolyzing) subunit B, whose translation is MSEETEVKMTKEKDYSASSIQVLEGLEAVRKRPAMYIGDVSSKGLHHLVYEVVDNSIDEALAGHCRNIDVHINKGNSITVQDDGRGIPTEMHEKEKRSALEVVMTVLHAGGKFDKDSYKVSGGLHGVGVSCVNALSNHLKVEVHRKGKVFVQEYEKGKPLYDVKEVGTTDRTGTTVTFQPDDTIFNTTEYQYDTLSARLRELAFLNKGIRLTLTDHRHAEGEAETTETFFSEGGLSEFVEFLDATREKLIPDPIHIEGDKNGIPVEVAMQYNNTFAENVHSYVNNINTHEGGTHLAGFRRALTRTLKSYAEKSGMLTKLKFEISGDDFREGLTAVISVKVAEPQFEGQTKTKLGNNEVTGAVDIAVGEMLNNYLEEHPKEAKAIVQKVILAATARHAARKARELVQRKSVLTGSGLPGKLSDCSETDPGQCEIFLVEGDSAGGTAKQGRDRRYQAILPLRGKILNVEKAMGHKIYENEEIKNMYTALGVTTGTEEDERALNTDKLRYHKIVIMTDADVDGSHITTLILTFFFRYMKELIEAGYIYIAAPPLYLVKKGKDERYCWNENERDIAIKDFAKEGKESSVNVQRYKGLGEMNAEQLWATTMNPESRTLRQVSIESAAEADRVFSMLMGDDVPPRREFIERNAKYAKIDA